Genomic segment of Candidatus Hydrogenedentota bacterium:
GTAAAGGAGCTGCGCGACGCCGGCGCCGATTTTCTGTTCATTGATTGTCGTGAACCCGACGAGCACGCCATCGCGGCGATCACAGGCGCTCAGCTTCTGCCGATGAGTGCGCTCGCCGAGCGAATCGGCGAGTTAGCGGGACATGAGGAGCGTCGCGTAGTGATTCATTGTCACAAGGGGGGCCGCAGCCTGCGCGTGGCCAATTGGCTGCGACAGCAAGGGTTTTCGCGAGCCCAGTCAATGGCGGGCGGCATCGATCGGTGGGCGACCGACGTCGAGCCGGGGATGGCGAGGTATTGAGTCAGGCGTCAGGCGTCAGGCGTCAGGCGTCAGGCGTCAGGCGTCAGGCGTCAGGCGTCAGGCGTCAGGCGTCAGGGAGAGT
This window contains:
- a CDS encoding rhodanese, with translation MSDPTEPIEVSVPEVKELRDAGADFLFIDCREPDEHAIAAITGAQLLPMSALAERIGELAGHEERRVVIHCHKGGRSLRVANWLRQQGFSRAQSMAGGIDRWATDVEPGMARY